In Streptomyces sp. P3, one DNA window encodes the following:
- the cdgB gene encoding diguanylate cyclase CdgB → METESEPYVRLASLRQLHQVMADMNTARSLADTLQTVADGVVTALGYELACVNLVRADGDLVVAAFSGNPAAEALITGRVGSRESWERRLGMGETWGDLIFIPHTEGWVLDDDDVPQWYTDGPAPRFEDEWHPSDRLFAPMYTPAAAGSGDACGELIGVLSVDRPRNGRRPGAWGREALQMYAFQAAIAISNARLRANMQRALVRLEREQQALRASEESFRQAFEYAPSGMAIAEMGGDQHGRILRTNDALCRLLGRPASAMRRYSFSDLVHPEDIGTLLRTSAEGGRAELRLGRRDGTYLWVSLRNSVVADAADGPRFLLTHVEDIEERKRRELQLAHRASHDSLTGLPNSAELRSRLSARLCQRPLSTHPAAVDAMDTAYGHAAFDANGHGFDYRPGGAESFEGYDHHVHTAAPEDGRDDGAKGLAVLFCDLDGFKSINDRFGHNAGDAVLIEVARRLSRQVRDGDTVARLGGDEFVILADGLGRADAADLAVRLRNEIIQPIRAEGRAVRVGASFGIGWAHCGMTADEVLKSADERMYVEKRSRPKQHRRAG, encoded by the coding sequence ATGGAGACCGAGTCGGAGCCGTACGTCCGTCTTGCGTCCCTGCGACAGCTGCACCAGGTCATGGCCGACATGAACACGGCCCGCAGCCTGGCCGACACACTGCAGACCGTCGCCGACGGCGTGGTCACGGCACTCGGGTACGAGCTGGCGTGCGTCAACCTCGTGCGCGCCGACGGAGATCTCGTGGTCGCCGCCTTCTCCGGCAACCCGGCGGCCGAGGCCCTCATCACGGGCCGGGTCGGCTCGCGCGAGTCCTGGGAGCGCCGTCTCGGCATGGGCGAGACCTGGGGCGACCTGATCTTCATACCGCACACCGAGGGCTGGGTCCTCGACGACGACGACGTCCCGCAGTGGTACACCGACGGGCCCGCGCCCCGCTTCGAGGACGAATGGCACCCCTCGGACCGGCTCTTCGCCCCCATGTACACGCCCGCCGCCGCCGGCAGCGGTGACGCCTGCGGCGAGCTGATAGGCGTCCTGTCCGTGGACCGGCCGCGCAACGGACGCCGCCCCGGCGCGTGGGGGCGCGAAGCGCTCCAGATGTACGCCTTCCAGGCCGCCATCGCCATCAGCAACGCGCGTCTACGTGCGAACATGCAGCGGGCGCTGGTCCGGCTCGAACGCGAGCAGCAGGCCCTGCGTGCCAGTGAGGAATCCTTCCGGCAGGCCTTCGAGTACGCCCCCTCCGGCATGGCGATAGCCGAGATGGGCGGCGACCAGCACGGGCGCATACTCCGCACCAACGACGCTCTGTGCCGCCTGCTGGGCCGGCCGGCCTCCGCGATGCGCCGCTACTCCTTCTCCGACCTCGTCCACCCGGAGGACATAGGCACCCTGCTCCGCACCTCCGCGGAAGGCGGTCGCGCGGAGCTGCGCCTGGGCCGCCGGGACGGCACCTACCTCTGGGTCAGTCTCCGCAACTCCGTCGTCGCCGACGCCGCCGACGGCCCCCGCTTCCTCCTCACCCATGTCGAGGACATAGAGGAGCGCAAGCGCCGCGAGCTGCAGCTCGCCCACCGCGCCTCCCACGACTCCCTCACCGGCCTGCCGAACTCGGCCGAACTGCGCTCGCGGCTGTCCGCCCGGCTCTGTCAGAGGCCCCTGTCGACCCACCCCGCCGCCGTCGACGCCATGGACACGGCCTACGGCCACGCCGCCTTCGACGCCAACGGCCACGGCTTCGACTACCGGCCCGGCGGTGCCGAGTCCTTCGAGGGCTACGACCACCACGTGCACACCGCCGCCCCCGAGGACGGCCGCGACGACGGCGCCAAGGGGCTCGCCGTCCTCTTCTGCGACCTCGACGGCTTCAAGTCGATCAACGACCGGTTCGGGCACAACGCGGGCGACGCGGTCCTCATCGAGGTCGCCCGCCGGCTCTCCCGCCAGGTCCGTGACGGCGACACGGTCGCCCGGCTCGGGGGCGACGAGTTCGTGATCCTCGCCGACGGCCTCGGCCGCGCCGACGCCGCCGACCTCGCCGTACGTCTGCGCAACGAGATCATCCAGCCGATCCGGGCCGAGGGGCGGGCCGTGCGGGTGGGCGCCAGCTTCGGCATCGGCTGGGCGCACTGCGGGATGACCGCGGACGAAGTGCTGAAGTCCGCGGACGAGCGCATGTACGTAGAGAAACGATCTCGTCCCAAACAGCACAGGCGTGCGGGATGA
- a CDS encoding CBM35 domain-containing protein, with the protein MTPGNNGASTPEDDDPFGYLYADGQANGAQPPSGGGYGYPNSVSRVRAVGERQYGQQPQQQTAQYGQPATVPQQGAYGQPNAHYAAPENFAAGGGPSTGRQPVQGGGRGGGPNTKGLLIGAVAVVAAVVIGIAVAMANGDKGTDDDKAGGGASAPASAPASPTPSASGTGDANEVELPAVDAKAVSLTGGTTTASDVKGAKADGGIYVTNFNAVGAAITWNVSGIPEDGKYTLNVNYGVPGKDAKATLTINGTAQTRLLNLANFANAAEGDYAKGWTKTWANLTLNKGTNTIKISCEQGNSCDANFDQLSLEAGWRS; encoded by the coding sequence ATGACGCCCGGCAATAACGGCGCGAGCACGCCCGAGGACGACGACCCGTTCGGCTACCTCTACGCCGACGGCCAGGCCAACGGCGCGCAGCCGCCCTCCGGCGGTGGTTACGGCTACCCGAACTCGGTCAGCAGGGTGCGTGCGGTCGGCGAGCGCCAGTACGGACAGCAGCCGCAGCAGCAGACCGCGCAGTACGGGCAGCCGGCCACGGTTCCGCAGCAGGGCGCGTACGGTCAGCCGAACGCGCACTACGCCGCGCCCGAGAACTTCGCCGCCGGCGGCGGCCCCTCGACCGGCCGGCAGCCCGTGCAGGGCGGCGGCCGTGGCGGCGGGCCCAACACCAAGGGTCTGCTGATCGGCGCGGTCGCGGTGGTCGCCGCGGTCGTGATCGGCATCGCGGTGGCCATGGCCAACGGCGACAAGGGCACGGACGACGACAAGGCGGGCGGCGGCGCCTCCGCCCCGGCCTCCGCCCCGGCGAGCCCGACGCCCAGCGCGTCCGGCACCGGCGACGCGAACGAGGTCGAACTGCCGGCGGTCGACGCGAAGGCGGTCAGCCTGACGGGCGGCACGACCACGGCGTCCGACGTGAAGGGCGCGAAGGCCGACGGTGGGATCTACGTCACGAACTTCAACGCCGTCGGCGCGGCGATCACCTGGAACGTCAGCGGCATCCCCGAGGACGGCAAGTACACGCTGAACGTGAACTACGGGGTGCCCGGCAAGGACGCCAAGGCCACGCTCACGATCAACGGCACGGCGCAGACCCGTCTGCTGAACCTCGCGAACTTCGCCAATGCCGCGGAGGGCGACTACGCCAAGGGCTGGACCAAAACCTGGGCGAACCTCACCCTCAACAAGGGCACCAACACCATCAAGATCTCCTGTGAGCAGGGCAATTCCTGCGACGCCAACTTCGACCAGCTGTCGCTCGAGGCGGGCTGGCGGAGCTAG
- the nagA gene encoding N-acetylglucosamine-6-phosphate deacetylase, giving the protein MATPLGARGTAQSTTSHSQVLTGAKVVLPTGTVPDGRITVIGTKIAAEAPHGTPRGAADMIDVLDVSGHWLVPGFVDLHNHGGGGASFCGSAEDVLKAVRTHRAHGTTTLVASTVTDDMDVLVRQAGLLSELAEQGDLAGIHFEGPFISPCRKGAHSEALLRHPDPAEVRKLVDAARGHARMVTLATELPGGLDSVRLLAEHGVIAAVGHTDATYEQTVQAIEAGATVATHLFNAMPPLGHRAPGPIAAFLEDERVTVELINDGTHLHPAALELAFRHAGPGRVAFITDAMGAAGIGDGRYLLGPLEVEVSEGVARLAEGGSIAGSTLTQDRAFQRAVTIDRLPVEDVVAALSANPARLLGLADRVGSLEPGKDADLVLLDEAFELKGVMRKGAWVVAPDLA; this is encoded by the coding sequence ATGGCCACCCCCCTAGGGGCGCGGGGAACTGCGCAGTCGACCACATCCCACTCGCAGGTACTGACCGGCGCCAAGGTGGTGCTGCCGACGGGTACGGTCCCCGACGGCCGCATCACCGTCATCGGCACGAAGATCGCGGCCGAAGCCCCGCACGGAACTCCGCGGGGCGCCGCCGACATGATCGACGTGCTCGACGTGTCCGGCCACTGGCTGGTGCCCGGCTTCGTCGACCTGCACAACCACGGCGGCGGCGGCGCCTCCTTCTGCGGCTCGGCCGAGGACGTTCTGAAAGCCGTCCGCACCCACCGTGCGCACGGCACCACCACACTCGTCGCCTCCACCGTCACCGACGACATGGACGTCCTGGTCCGCCAGGCCGGCCTGCTGAGCGAACTCGCCGAACAGGGCGACCTCGCCGGCATCCACTTCGAAGGCCCGTTCATCTCGCCCTGCCGCAAGGGCGCGCACTCCGAGGCGCTGCTGCGCCACCCCGACCCGGCGGAGGTGCGCAAGCTGGTGGACGCGGCGCGCGGCCACGCCAGAATGGTCACCCTGGCGACCGAACTGCCGGGCGGCCTGGACTCCGTACGGCTGCTGGCCGAGCACGGCGTGATCGCGGCCGTCGGCCACACCGACGCCACCTACGAGCAGACCGTTCAGGCCATCGAGGCCGGAGCCACCGTCGCCACCCACCTCTTCAACGCGATGCCGCCCCTGGGGCACCGCGCCCCCGGCCCGATCGCCGCCTTCCTGGAGGACGAGCGGGTGACGGTCGAGCTGATCAACGACGGCACGCATCTGCACCCGGCCGCACTCGAGCTGGCGTTCCGTCACGCGGGCCCGGGCCGGGTCGCGTTCATCACGGACGCGATGGGCGCCGCCGGCATCGGCGACGGCCGCTATCTGCTCGGCCCGCTGGAGGTCGAGGTCAGCGAGGGCGTGGCCCGTCTCGCGGAGGGCGGCTCCATCGCCGGCTCCACCCTCACCCAGGACCGCGCGTTCCAGCGGGCGGTGACGATCGATCGGCTCCCCGTCGAGGACGTCGTCGCCGCCCTGTCCGCCAACCCGGCCCGCCTGCTGGGCCTGGCCGACCGCGTCGGCTCCCTGGAGCCCGGCAAGGACGCCGACCTGGTCCTGCTGGACGAAGCCTTCGAGCTCAAGGGCGTGATGCGCAAGGGCGCCTGGGTGGTGGCCCCCGACCTGGCCTGA
- a CDS encoding ROK family protein — MRHVIALDVGGTGMKAALIGAGGPPSGGGTLLHRALRTTGRERGPDAVVAGILEFAADLREHGAREYGEPAAAAGVAVPGIVDETGGVAVYSANLGWRDVPLRALLAERLGVPVALGHDVRAGGLAEGRIGAGRGADRFLFVALGTGIAGAIGVDGRVEAGAHGFAGEIGHIVVRPGGAPCPCGQRGCLERFASAAAVGEAWAAAVGDPAADAADCAKAFASGDLEAVRVWQGAVDALADGLVTALTLLDPRTLVIGGGLAEAGEALFTPLRDAVRRRVTFQKLPDIVPAALGDSAGCLGAGLLARDLLDTTDGMEVTP; from the coding sequence GTGAGACATGTCATCGCCCTCGATGTGGGCGGCACCGGGATGAAGGCCGCCCTGATCGGCGCTGGGGGTCCCCCCTCCGGGGGAGGCACACTGCTGCACCGGGCCCTGCGGACCACCGGCCGCGAGCGCGGACCCGACGCCGTGGTCGCCGGCATCCTGGAGTTCGCCGCCGACCTGCGCGAGCACGGCGCCCGGGAGTACGGCGAGCCCGCCGCCGCGGCCGGCGTCGCCGTGCCCGGCATCGTCGACGAGACCGGCGGCGTCGCCGTCTACTCGGCCAACCTGGGCTGGCGGGACGTCCCGCTGCGCGCCCTGCTCGCCGAACGCCTCGGCGTCCCGGTCGCCCTCGGCCACGACGTGCGCGCCGGCGGTCTCGCCGAGGGCCGGATCGGCGCCGGCCGGGGCGCCGACCGCTTCCTGTTCGTGGCGCTGGGCACCGGCATCGCGGGCGCGATCGGCGTCGACGGCCGCGTCGAAGCGGGCGCGCACGGTTTCGCGGGCGAGATCGGCCACATCGTCGTCCGGCCCGGCGGCGCCCCCTGTCCGTGCGGGCAGCGCGGCTGCCTGGAACGGTTCGCGTCCGCGGCGGCGGTCGGCGAGGCGTGGGCGGCGGCCGTCGGGGACCCCGCGGCGGACGCCGCGGACTGCGCGAAGGCCTTCGCGTCCGGCGACCTGGAAGCCGTCCGCGTCTGGCAGGGCGCCGTGGACGCCCTGGCCGACGGCCTGGTCACCGCCCTCACCCTGCTGGACCCGCGCACCCTCGTCATCGGTGGCGGCCTGGCCGAGGCGGGGGAAGCCTTGTTCACACCGCTGCGGGACGCCGTCCGGCGGCGGGTGACCTTCCAGAAGCTGCCGGACATCGTCCCGGCGGCCCTGGGCGACAGCGCCGGATGCCTCGGCGCCGGCCTGTTGGCCCGGGATCTCCTCGACACGACCGACGGCATGGAGGTAACACCCTGA
- a CDS encoding extracellular solute-binding protein, protein MASGSGDVTLRLVAADYGDSSANSSKKYWDGLVAAYEKDHPGVTVDVSVYSWNDVDAKVKAMVDAGDAPDMAQIGAYADYAADDLLYKAGDVLSIPVEADFAPQLARAGQVRGVQYGMPFASSTRLLFYNKTLFAEAGISAPTTWAELAKDARALKKDGVKYPYALPLGPEEAQAETLQWLLSGRGGYTQTVSSYSFDSAENVETLDWLKTDLVGKGLTGPVAPGRLNRATAFAAFAAGDVGMLNGHPSLMKTAAAKGVEFGMVPMPGLDGPSKTSLGVADWMTAFKRGGHGDEIGDFLDFVYSKENVLDFSHEYDLLPVTTSASLVMGAAKEDADLKPFLAELPLSESYPVGRTSWARVSAQIKKRIGQAVTANGSPADVLGGLQTTATTLESAAGE, encoded by the coding sequence CTGGCCTCGGGTTCCGGCGACGTCACTCTCAGACTCGTCGCCGCCGACTACGGCGACAGCAGCGCCAACAGCTCGAAGAAGTACTGGGACGGGCTCGTCGCCGCGTACGAGAAGGACCACCCGGGCGTCACCGTCGACGTCAGCGTGTACTCCTGGAACGACGTCGACGCGAAGGTCAAGGCCATGGTCGACGCGGGCGACGCCCCCGACATGGCCCAGATCGGCGCCTACGCCGACTACGCGGCGGACGACCTGCTGTACAAGGCGGGCGACGTGCTCTCCATCCCCGTCGAGGCGGACTTCGCGCCCCAGCTCGCGCGGGCGGGCCAGGTGCGCGGCGTGCAGTACGGCATGCCGTTCGCCTCCTCCACCCGGTTGCTGTTCTACAACAAGACCCTCTTCGCCGAGGCCGGCATCAGCGCGCCCACCACCTGGGCCGAGCTCGCGAAGGACGCGCGGGCGCTCAAGAAGGACGGCGTGAAGTACCCCTACGCGCTGCCCCTCGGCCCCGAGGAGGCGCAGGCCGAGACCCTGCAGTGGCTGCTCAGCGGGCGGGGCGGCTACACCCAGACGGTCAGCAGCTACAGCTTCGACTCCGCCGAGAACGTCGAGACCCTCGACTGGCTGAAGACCGACCTGGTCGGCAAGGGCCTGACCGGGCCGGTCGCGCCGGGCAGGCTGAACCGGGCCACGGCGTTCGCGGCCTTCGCCGCCGGCGACGTGGGCATGCTCAACGGGCATCCCTCGCTGATGAAGACGGCCGCGGCCAAGGGCGTCGAGTTCGGCATGGTGCCGATGCCCGGCCTCGACGGCCCCAGCAAGACCTCCCTGGGCGTCGCGGACTGGATGACCGCCTTCAAGCGGGGCGGGCACGGCGACGAGATCGGCGACTTCCTCGACTTCGTCTACAGCAAGGAGAACGTGCTGGACTTCTCCCACGAGTACGACCTGCTGCCGGTCACCACCTCCGCGTCCCTGGTCATGGGCGCGGCCAAGGAGGACGCCGACCTCAAGCCGTTCCTCGCGGAGCTGCCGCTGTCGGAGAGCTACCCCGTCGGGCGGACCTCGTGGGCCAGGGTCAGCGCGCAGATCAAGAAGCGGATCGGCCAGGCCGTGACCGCGAACGGCAGCCCCGCCGACGTGCTCGGCGGCCTGCAGACGACCGCGACGACGCTGGAGAGCGCCGCCGGCGAATGA
- a CDS encoding DUF3263 domain-containing protein codes for MEAGRERRAEEDGLGVRERGILALERRGFPGPGAKERAIREELDLAPVRYYQLLNALLDDPRALAHDPVTVNRLRRVREARRTER; via the coding sequence ATGGAGGCGGGCCGGGAACGGCGGGCGGAAGAGGACGGGCTGGGCGTGCGGGAGCGCGGCATCCTCGCCCTCGAACGGCGCGGGTTCCCCGGCCCCGGCGCGAAAGAACGCGCGATACGCGAGGAACTGGACCTGGCGCCCGTGCGCTACTACCAGCTCCTCAACGCCCTCCTCGACGACCCCCGCGCGCTGGCCCACGACCCGGTCACGGTGAACCGGCTGCGCAGAGTACGAGAAGCGAGACGGACGGAACGTTAG
- the otsB gene encoding trehalose-phosphatase, with protein MGTPETHSTAPGPLPVPVTPAGRAALDAIVGRPSAALVALDFDGTLAPIVENPQDARAHPDAVPALAELAPKVAGVAVVTGRPAEVAVRHGGFAGVEGLGRLTVLGHYGAERWDARTGALSAPEPHPGVAAVRAGLPQVLAAAGDRPGVWIEEKGGRAVAVHTRRADDPRAAFDALRGPLTALATRHGLIVEPGRMVLELRPPGMDKGVALLDHVRETGARSVLYAGDDLGDLPAFAAVEKLRADGVPGLLVCSGSAEVGELAERADLVVDGPAGVVRLLRQLAARLG; from the coding sequence ATGGGCACCCCAGAGACGCACTCCACGGCACCCGGCCCCCTTCCCGTTCCGGTCACCCCGGCGGGCCGCGCGGCGCTCGACGCGATCGTCGGCCGCCCGTCGGCCGCCCTCGTCGCCCTCGACTTCGACGGCACCCTCGCCCCGATCGTCGAGAACCCGCAGGACGCCCGGGCGCACCCCGACGCCGTCCCCGCGCTCGCCGAGCTCGCCCCGAAGGTGGCCGGCGTGGCCGTCGTCACCGGGCGGCCCGCCGAGGTCGCCGTACGGCACGGCGGATTCGCCGGGGTCGAGGGGCTGGGCCGGCTCACCGTGCTCGGCCACTACGGCGCCGAGCGCTGGGACGCCCGAACCGGCGCCCTCAGCGCCCCCGAACCGCACCCCGGCGTGGCCGCCGTCCGTGCCGGGCTTCCGCAGGTCCTCGCGGCCGCCGGGGACCGGCCCGGCGTCTGGATCGAGGAGAAGGGCGGCCGGGCCGTCGCCGTGCACACCCGCCGCGCCGACGACCCCCGGGCCGCCTTCGACGCCCTGCGCGGACCCCTCACCGCTCTCGCGACCCGGCACGGTCTGATCGTCGAGCCCGGCCGCATGGTCCTGGAGCTGCGGCCGCCGGGCATGGACAAGGGCGTGGCCCTGCTGGACCACGTCCGCGAGACGGGCGCCCGCTCGGTGCTCTACGCCGGCGACGACCTCGGCGACCTCCCCGCCTTCGCGGCCGTCGAGAAACTGCGCGCCGACGGCGTCCCCGGACTGCTGGTGTGCAGTGGCAGCGCGGAGGTCGGCGAACTGGCCGAGCGCGCGGACCTGGTCGTCGACGGGCCCGCCGGGGTCGTACGGCTGCTGCGGCAGCTGGCGGCACGGCTCGGCTGA
- a CDS encoding trehalose-6-phosphate synthase encodes MASTHDTSAARGAEVLVASNRGPVSYEVREDGSLHTKRGGGGLVSGLSAIGPDAGALWVCSALSDGDREAVRRGVGEEGVRMLPVPADVHADAYNGIANSVLWFVHHLLYQTPLEPVFDAEFRRQWAAYETYNRAFAEALAEEAADGAAVLVQDYHLCLVPGMLRELRPDLRIGHFSHTPWAPPDYFALLPRDIRAQLLRGMLGADRLGFLTRRWADAFTACCEQSTGGLGGTEVGVHGLGADADFLRERSHRPDVEERMASLRAEIGEGRKAIVRVDRTELSKNIVRGLLAYRQLLDDHPEWRERVVHVAFAYPSRQDLTVYRDYMAEVRRLTDEINTGYGTPGWTPVLLNLEDDFARSLAAYRLADVALVNPIRDGMNLVAKEVPVVSDEGCALVLSREAGAYWELREDAITVNPYDVLETARALHEALSMPPGERAERTKRLSAAATALPPARWFLDQLNALRATQPG; translated from the coding sequence ATGGCTTCCACGCACGACACGTCTGCCGCCCGGGGTGCCGAGGTACTGGTCGCGTCCAACCGCGGTCCGGTCTCCTACGAGGTGCGCGAGGACGGCTCGCTGCACACGAAACGCGGCGGCGGCGGACTGGTCTCCGGTCTGTCGGCCATCGGCCCCGACGCGGGTGCGCTCTGGGTGTGCTCGGCCCTCTCCGACGGCGACCGCGAGGCGGTCCGGCGCGGGGTCGGCGAGGAGGGCGTGCGTATGCTGCCCGTCCCGGCCGACGTGCACGCCGACGCGTACAACGGCATCGCCAACTCGGTGCTGTGGTTCGTCCACCACCTGCTGTACCAGACCCCGCTGGAGCCGGTCTTCGACGCGGAGTTCCGCCGCCAGTGGGCCGCGTACGAAACATACAACCGGGCCTTCGCCGAGGCGCTCGCCGAGGAGGCGGCGGACGGCGCGGCCGTGCTGGTCCAGGACTACCACCTGTGTCTCGTCCCCGGCATGCTCCGCGAGCTGCGCCCCGACCTGCGGATCGGGCACTTCTCCCACACGCCGTGGGCTCCCCCGGACTACTTCGCGCTGCTCCCCCGGGACATCCGCGCACAGCTGCTGCGGGGCATGCTCGGCGCGGACCGGCTGGGCTTCCTCACCCGGCGCTGGGCGGACGCCTTCACCGCGTGCTGCGAGCAGTCCACCGGGGGCCTGGGCGGCACCGAGGTCGGTGTGCACGGGCTCGGCGCGGACGCCGACTTCCTGCGCGAGCGCTCGCACCGGCCGGACGTCGAGGAACGCATGGCGTCCCTCCGTGCGGAGATCGGCGAGGGACGCAAGGCGATCGTCCGCGTCGACCGCACCGAGCTGTCCAAGAACATCGTGCGCGGCCTCCTGGCCTACCGGCAGCTGCTCGACGACCACCCGGAGTGGCGCGAACGGGTCGTCCACGTGGCCTTCGCCTACCCCTCCCGCCAGGACCTCACCGTCTACCGGGACTACATGGCCGAGGTGCGGCGCCTGACGGACGAGATCAACACCGGCTACGGCACGCCCGGCTGGACCCCGGTGCTGCTGAACCTCGAGGACGACTTCGCCCGCTCCCTCGCCGCCTACCGCCTCGCGGACGTCGCGCTGGTCAACCCGATCCGCGACGGCATGAACCTGGTCGCCAAGGAGGTCCCGGTCGTCTCCGACGAGGGCTGCGCGCTGGTGCTGTCCCGGGAGGCGGGCGCGTACTGGGAGCTGCGCGAGGACGCGATCACGGTGAACCCGTACGACGTCCTGGAGACCGCCCGCGCCCTGCACGAGGCGCTGTCCATGCCGCCGGGCGAGCGGGCCGAGCGCACGAAGCGGCTGTCCGCCGCGGCGACCGCGCTGCCCCCGGCCCGCTGGTTCCTGGACCAGCTGAACGCCCTGCGCGCGACGCAGCCGGGCTGA
- a CDS encoding glucosyl-3-phosphoglycerate synthase, which produces MLEEVERWLSTRSWSLTDRPLHRILAAKQRTGQSVSVVLPALDEEETVGEIVAVIRHDLMQQVPLVDEIVVVDSGSTDRTSEVAAAAGARVVHRDEILPRIPAVPGKGEVLWRSLLVTRGDVVCFVDADLREFSSDFVSGIVGPLLTDPDVDLVKAMYDRPLGGAAGQGGRVTELMARPLLNMHWPQLAGFVQPLGGEYAARRSLLEQLPFPVGYGVELGMLVDALHLVGLGALAQVDVGVRKHRHQDGQALGRMAAAIYRTAQLRLARGHLVRPALTQFERGPDGFEPHTHSVDTEERPPMTDIAEYARRRVA; this is translated from the coding sequence GTGCTGGAAGAAGTGGAGCGCTGGCTGAGCACCCGTTCCTGGTCCCTGACGGACCGCCCACTGCACCGGATTCTCGCCGCGAAACAGCGCACGGGCCAGTCGGTGAGCGTCGTGCTGCCCGCGCTCGACGAGGAGGAGACGGTCGGCGAGATCGTCGCCGTGATCCGTCACGACCTCATGCAGCAGGTCCCGCTCGTCGACGAGATCGTCGTCGTCGACTCCGGATCGACCGACCGCACCTCCGAGGTCGCCGCGGCGGCGGGCGCGCGCGTCGTCCACCGCGACGAGATACTCCCCCGCATCCCGGCCGTGCCCGGCAAGGGCGAGGTGCTGTGGCGCTCGCTGCTGGTCACCCGCGGGGACGTGGTCTGCTTCGTCGACGCCGACCTGCGCGAGTTCTCCTCGGACTTCGTCTCGGGGATCGTCGGCCCGCTGCTCACCGATCCGGACGTGGACCTGGTCAAGGCCATGTACGACCGCCCGCTGGGCGGCGCGGCCGGTCAGGGCGGGCGGGTCACCGAGCTGATGGCCCGCCCCCTGCTCAACATGCACTGGCCGCAGCTCGCCGGGTTCGTGCAGCCGCTCGGCGGCGAGTACGCGGCCCGCCGGAGCCTGCTGGAGCAGCTGCCCTTCCCGGTGGGCTACGGCGTGGAGCTGGGCATGCTGGTCGACGCCCTGCACCTGGTGGGCCTCGGTGCCCTCGCCCAGGTCGACGTCGGCGTGCGCAAGCACCGCCACCAGGACGGCCAGGCCCTGGGCCGGATGGCGGCGGCGATCTACCGCACCGCCCAGCTGCGGCTGGCCCGCGGCCATCTCGTCCGCCCCGCCCTCACCCAGTTCGAGCGCGGCCCCGACGGCTTCGAGCCGCACACCCACTCCGTGGACACGGAGGAGCGACCGCCGATGACGGACATCGCGGAGTACGCGCGCCGCAGGGTGGCCTGA
- the thrC gene encoding threonine synthase, with product MAAQTVASTTDSTTSAVDLGPATALSCRECGHRVPLGPVFACEECFGPLEIAYDFSSYDTEELRKRIEAGPANIWRYAPLLPVPADVADKPNINPGWTKLVQADNLARELGVDAGKLFVKDDSGNPTHSFKDRVVAQAIEAARAFGFTTLSCSSTGNLAGAVGAAAARAGFRSCVFIPHDLEQGKVVMAAIYGGELVGIEGNYDDVNRFCSELIGDPAGEGWGFVNVNLRPYYAEGSKTLAYEICEQLGWRLPDQLVVPIASGSQLTKIDKGLQELIKLGLVEDRPYKIFGAQAEGCSPVSVAYKAGHDVVRPQKPNTIAKSLAIGNPADGPYVLDIARRTGGAVEDVNDEQVVDAIKLLGRTEGIFAETAGGVTVGVTKKLIDNGLLDPTKTTVVLNTGDGLKTLDAVAGTGLTATIRPNLDSFREAGLAS from the coding sequence ATGGCTGCGCAGACTGTTGCAAGCACCACGGACTCTACGACCTCCGCTGTCGACCTCGGTCCGGCCACCGCGTTGAGCTGCCGCGAGTGCGGCCACCGCGTCCCCCTCGGTCCGGTCTTCGCGTGCGAGGAGTGTTTCGGCCCGCTCGAGATCGCGTACGACTTCTCCTCCTACGACACGGAGGAGCTGCGCAAGCGCATCGAGGCGGGACCCGCGAACATCTGGCGCTACGCGCCGCTGCTGCCCGTCCCGGCGGACGTGGCCGACAAGCCGAACATCAACCCCGGCTGGACCAAGCTCGTACAGGCCGACAACCTCGCCCGCGAGCTGGGCGTCGACGCCGGGAAGCTCTTCGTCAAGGACGACTCCGGCAACCCGACCCACTCCTTCAAGGACCGGGTCGTCGCCCAGGCCATCGAGGCCGCCCGCGCGTTCGGCTTCACCACGCTCTCCTGCTCCTCCACCGGCAACCTGGCCGGCGCCGTGGGCGCCGCCGCGGCCCGCGCCGGCTTCCGCTCGTGCGTGTTCATCCCGCACGACCTGGAGCAGGGCAAGGTCGTCATGGCCGCGATCTACGGCGGCGAGCTCGTCGGCATCGAGGGCAACTACGACGACGTCAACCGCTTCTGCTCCGAGCTCATCGGCGACCCGGCGGGCGAGGGCTGGGGCTTCGTCAACGTCAACCTGCGGCCCTACTACGCCGAGGGTTCGAAGACGCTGGCGTACGAGATCTGCGAGCAGCTCGGCTGGCGGCTGCCCGACCAGCTGGTGGTGCCCATCGCGTCCGGCTCCCAGCTCACGAAGATCGACAAGGGTCTGCAGGAGCTGATCAAGCTCGGGCTGGTCGAGGACAGGCCGTACAAGATCTTCGGCGCGCAGGCGGAGGGCTGCTCCCCGGTGTCCGTCGCCTACAAGGCGGGACACGACGTGGTCCGGCCCCAGAAGCCGAACACCATCGCCAAGTCGCTGGCCATCGGCAACCCGGCGGACGGTCCGTACGTCCTCGACATCGCGCGGCGGACCGGCGGCGCGGTGGAGGACGTGAACGACGAGCAGGTCGTCGACGCGATCAAGCTGCTGGGGCGCACCGAGGGCATCTTCGCGGAGACGGCCGGCGGCGTGACCGTGGGCGTGACGAAGAAGTTGATCGACAACGGTCTGCTCGACCCGACGAAGACCACCGTCGTCCTGAACACCGGCGACGGCCTGAAGACCCTGGACGCGGTGGCCGGCACCGGACTCACCGCGACCATCCGCCCGAACCTGGACTCTTTCCGAGAGGCTGGCCTCGCATCATGA